The DNA region GAATTCAAATGTTCAACCTGAAGAATTCCATCGTTCAAGTGATAAATGCGGTCGAAGCCTTTAACCATGAGCAACGCCGGGTTACGACAATGACTGCTGCTCGTTTCTCGTGTCCGAGTTGCCGTAATAAATCCATCACGGCTTTGCCTCTTTCGGAATCAAGTGCGGCGGTTGGCTCATCGGCGAGAATCACTACCGGGTCGTTGACGACGGCACGAGCAACTGCTACTCGCTGTTGTTCACCACCGGAAAGCGTGGCTGGGTAAATATCTGCCCGATGAGCTAAATCAAGTCTTTCCAATAATGCTCTGGCGCGTTTTAGAGCTTCTCGATTTGAAACGCCGTTGAGGGTTAAGACAAGAGCAACATTTTGGACAACCGTTAGAAACGGAATCAGATTGTAGGATTGAAAAATGATTCCGTTCGCTGTCGCCGCAGCAATCGATCATCAATCAACTTTTCTTTTCTTCGAAAATCGTCTCTCCGGCAATTTCGATTTTTCCGCTGGTTGTGGATCAATCAGCGAAACAGCCCGTAAAAGTGTGGTCTTTCCTGATCCGCTCGGTCCCATTAAGGCGACCACTTCACCTGCTTCAACATCCAAACTCGCATCTTTGAGAGCGATAACCTCCGTATCACCTTCCCCGAAAATCTTGGTTAAATTTTGAGCCGAAACCTGCTGCATTATTCTCCAACAAGCCCGAAAAGTCTGAAATTTGCGTGAGTATTTTACCCCGCCATGGCCGTCGTCGCGTCAATACTCAGAGCTTTGTGTATGCCAATCCCACTGGCCGCGATACAAATACCAATTACGATTCCAAAAACCATTATTTGATCGCTGACCAGCAACACGAGCCGACGCGGAAAATACTCGTAAGTCAAACCTTAATTATGGTTTCGAATACAATCCAAGGAATCCCAAGATCAACGATTGCTGCAAAATCAAACCGACTATTTTGAGTTTGGGGCCCTGATAATTTTCAGGGTTGCAATATTCTGGTTTTCCTCAGGTGTCATCGTGTAGACGATGAAGGGCGATGATCTGCAGCCGCCACGACCAGAGAATTGTGGAATAGAAGGATTTGTTGTCTCGCTCTTTCGATTACATTTTTCGCTAAAAAATCTTCTTGCTGCTGGGTTGTCAAAACATTGTAATGCGTCCAGCGTGCTATATTTTTTGCCACTTCTTCGGCATTTGCCCAGGATTCCAGCCGAACCAAAATAACATTGGCGATATGTGAACTTTGGAGTAACGAAGAAAGATTCTCGGCAGAAACACCGGCAAGTTTGGGATTTTCTGACAAATCTGCTTGCAGACGTGCCCGGTCGTTACGAATCGCTTCATTGGATTTAAGAAACTGAAGCTCCTGTGCATCTTCAAGCGTGATAAACGCTGCTGAATCTCCCGAATTTGAAACAACGCCTCCGTCAATCCGACAACCTCTAAAGTTATTCGTCCGAATTCGAATTGAGTTCCAAGCGGAAACACCGGCTTTTGCGGTCAACTACCATCTCATATCGGTTCTTCAGAATTGGGCGCCCCGCAGCGATTGCGGGAGGACCGCCGAGACCACCCAAACGATAACCGATGACCTGAAGCCGCAGGATTTTCTCCTGATGTTCGATCTGCAACAATTGATAAGCAACAGGACTAGCTTCGCTCACACCCGAAACCGTGAGGATATTGCGATAGAGATCTTCGGGAACCCGAGAACTTTCCGCAAATGGACCATTGGTATCTTTTTGCACAACCCATAAATCAACTTTGGGGGCACGAACAATGCTCAACGCGTCTTCAACCATACCCGCGTAAATTCCATTCATCGCCATCACTGTTGTGAGCAGCAAACCGAGACCTACAGCAGTTAAAATAAACCGACCCAACCGATATTCAACATCATGGAGTGCGAGGTTCATTGTTTCACCTGCGGCTCTTCTTTACTTTCTTCGGCAGCGCTTGAAACTCGCCGACCTTCATTGCTCAAATCGGATAATTTACCCGGCGAAACGACAACCTTATCTCCGCTTTCAAGTCCTGAAATCACTTCCGCCCAGCCGCTTGCATCAACCATTCCGGTTTGTATTTTTCTAAACTGCAAACGATTTTCAATCACCAGCCAAACGCCGATTCCTTCTTTTGAGCGAATCAATGCAGATGCGGGAATAACCTTCAAAGTCCTTGTTTTTGGTCGAATTATTGCTTCTAGCTGTTCGCCAAGCCTGATATGTTCGGGTATTCGCTCAAACGAAATATCAACGGCAATTTGTTCGGTTACGCGATCACTTTCACGCTGAATCCGTGTTACTTTTCCCTGCAAATTCCCCGTCTGCATCGAACGCAAAGTAATTTCGGCAAGATCACCAACTTCAAAAGAGTTTGAATTGCTTTCATCAATAAAAACAGTCGCCCAAATTGTTGTTGGGTCGGCAATTTTGAGTATCGGGGTTCCGGGATTTACTACTGCACCGGGTTCTAGTTCACGACTGACCACATATCCGCTTATTTGACTGACGATCACACCTTCAGATTTCCGCGCATCTGCTGATGCAAGTGCAGCTTCGGCAACACTTATATCTTGCTCAATTACTTTCAACCCGGTTCTTAGCGTTGCGACATCGTCATTTGCAACTTTCAGTTGGGCTTGAGCCTGCTTAACATCTTCGCCGACTGTATTGATTTGAGCCTCGATGTTTTTCACATCTTCCAATGCTGTATTTCGTTGAGCTTCGGCATT from Acidobacteriota bacterium includes:
- a CDS encoding efflux RND transporter periplasmic adaptor subunit; protein product: MAVGFLALAGGLLWFWLRPPQVTVTEISERRITPSIQGIGTVESKIVVNIASKIPGRLISIDVDQGDTVSNGQVLATLEDSELRAEMERAESTLQRSRSTAEVRRAEIQRALSAVEVQRASVQRIMTNREVPRASLRRAKSAVTSFDSTISKLRTLRLQAQNNANRWQKLYQSGDVSKMELEERLTQEKAADDDVKNAEAQRNTALEDVKNIEAQINTVGEDVKQAQAQLKVANDDVATLRTGLKVIEQDISVAEAALASADARKSEGVIVSQISGYVVSRELEPGAVVNPGTPILKIADPTTIWATVFIDESNSNSFEVGDLAEITLRSMQTGNLQGKVTRIQRESDRVTEQIAVDISFERIPEHIRLGEQLEAIIRPKTRTLKVIPASALIRSKEGIGVWLVIENRLQFRKIQTGMVDASGWAEVISGLESGDKVVVSPGKLSDLSNEGRRVSSAAEESKEEPQVKQ
- a CDS encoding ABC transporter permease, whose translation is MNLALHDVEYRLGRFILTAVGLGLLLTTVMAMNGIYAGMVEDALSIVRAPKVDLWVVQKDTNGPFAESSRVPEDLYRNILTVSGVSEASPVAYQLLQIEHQEKILRLQVIGYRLGGLGGPPAIAAGRPILKNRYEMVVDRKSRCFRLELNSNSDE